The window TTGCACTAAATGAGTATACAAATAAAATTCACAATATTCTTTTTTCAACACTATTTATCTTTTTAGGAATAGCAATCTTTTTTGAAACTATAGATACTTTTATGGTTGAAAAAAATAATAATTTATTATCATCAATTTTCGTTTTAATTCATATTTCTGATATTTTACTCATTACTAATTTAGTTTTCATTTTCTATTTAGTCGTAACTAGACTTTATGCTTTATTTAAACTATTTTATTTAATGCAAAAAGTAGAATCTAAAAAAATTAAAACTAAAAGAAATGTGAACTAAGGAGGTTTAAATGGCAATTATCAAGAAAAAAACAAAATCAATGTCAAATGAACAAAAAATATATCAAGAGAAGATCTTTAAAAATTATCACGAATCAAAACAAAGTCATTTCATCCCAAATGAATCATTTATCAATCAAGTGTTACTTGTTGCAAACTTATCTAAAAAATCATCAATCTGAAAAACATTTTATGAAAAAGGTTATGAAAACTTCCTAGCTAACAATGAAATACAGTTCCAAAAATTTATTCTTGGTTTTGAGAGAGATTTACGTTTTAGTTTGAATAATTTGGTTCCTAATATTTCCCAAACACCTAACTCTAAAATCCTCACTTTTAACTTTTCAAAGGTTGAAAATGAATTGGAACAAGACTTTTTAAATAAATTTAACAATATTCTTTTTGATTTATTAGAAAATGGTTATCATGTTGAGATTTTTCCAAATGTTATTTTGCTTTTTGATAAAAATTTAGATAAACTTACAGTTTTATTTAGTGAAGAGTTTTTAAAAGATGCACGTTAAAAAAATTAAAGAAAAATTAGTTAGTTTATCCAAATTAATGAAAATAGTTGAATCAAAGAAAAATATTACTTTGATTGATATTTTAAAGTTATCAAAAAAAATTAGCATTTACTATGAAAGAGCGATTCAAACCAAACATGTTATTGAATCTATTTTAGAAAATCATAATGTTGATTCACCATTATTAAATTCAAATAAACTATTAAACAATCAATTTGCAGTTTTAAAAAAATTAAACAATAAGCATACTAACAAAACAATTTGAGTTTATATCACAGAAGAAGAAAAATATTCTACAAACTCTTACTTTAAGCAAGAAAAACATCTTAGTTCTGTTTTTAAAGAAGAGGACCTAATTATCGCGATAGGTGAAAGAGCAATACGTTTTGCAAAAAGTGCAAATTACAATATTTTATTTAGTGCACAAAAAAACGATGTTGAAATTTTGTCGACAATTTTACCTTCACTTATTGAAAATTATTATCAAACATATGGTTTTCATGATTTAAAATTTATTCTTAACTCTTCCAAAATTAAAAACAATCATTTAGATGTTCTTCCTATGAAAAACTTAAATTTTAACCTCAATGTTAAAAGTCTTAAATTTGAAAAAGCAATTGATGTTCAAAAGATGAAAATCTATCCTGATGTTAAAGAGTTTGTGGAAGCAGAACTTGTTGGTTATTTAACGTATATTTTCTATACATTATTAAATGAGTCATCATTAATTTATCTTAAATACAAATTAGTAGCGCAAAACCAAAAAATCAATGATCTTGAAAAGAAATATAAACAAATGAACTTACATATGCTACGTGGAAAACGTGAATTAGAAGTTGAAGAGCTTTCGCTTTTAAGTAAAAAGAAAGACTTACTTCATGAAAGAAAGGAAAAATAGTAATGAGCAAAATCACATTAAAACTTGTTTCCGAATCTTTCGAAATCAAAAAACTCAAGATCACAAAATTTGAAATTAATAATGAATTAAAAGATTATTGAGTAACTTTTAAACCTAATTCTGTTGCAAGCATACGAAAAGGATTTTTCCGTTTAAGTGGTATTAAAGATCAAAACGAAAATAATGCTACCAAATATCTTATTTTAAACAATCCTTTTATTATTTATAGTGAAAACGAAATTGAACTGAGATACAAGGGAAAACTAGAGTTTTATGTTCATGAAAAAATGAATAAAAAAACTTTAAAAGATAAGAATTCGCAGCTTATTCATAAAAAACAACAACTTCAACTTATTCAATCGTATGAAGCTAATAACATTTATTTCTTTGATACATTAGAAATGTTAAAACTGAGAGAAGAAGTTTTTTATGAAACAGCTTTACTGAATTTTGAATTAGTAAAGGAGTGTAAATAATGAAAAAATCTAAATTTCACTTATTTTTAGGTTCGTTTGTTACTCCTGTGACTGTTTTTCCAACTGTTTTAACTTTATCTGCCACAGGGGATAATGAATCGAGCAATACAAATAATGCAGATGGAGATAATTCCAACTCGCAACCTACGATTAACCCTTCGTTTAATACTTTTGGTGAAGTTGTAGATAAAATTACACAAGAGAGATTATCAACAATTATAGACAACCAAATTCTTGAATTCCGTCGTAAGGCGCAAGATTTAGTTCAAATTGCTTCTGCATCATCAAATGAAATTATTAAAGCTATTTATTTGCAAAAAGTAGCTGACTATTTAGAAGATAATCGTGAAGCAATTTTAGAAAACCCACTAAAGTATGGATTTAATATTGTTTATCCAAAAGTTTTAGCTTTAAATAAAGAAATTTATACAGCAACTGTTCATTACAAAAATCAAGAATACCCAAGTATTAAATATGGAGTTACAGCTTCATATCCTACTGAAGAAGTTTTTCCTAACGAAACAGAGGGTGGAAAAGTTAATACAATTTCACTTGATTACTTAACAGAAAAAGTTTATACATATTATGATGAATTAAACACTGAATTTGCTGACATTTTTGCTAATAAAAATGACATACCAACTTTAAAATCTGCTGATGAAAATTCTAATTTAGGAAAAATAAACACTTCAATGTCGTTTGATGATTCTCACCAAGGAGTTACAATTTCAGTTCCTGAAGGTTTCGACAGTTGAGATGAATATATTCGCTCAAAAGTAATTCAAAGATTCACTTCTTTTGATTTGCTTCAAAACTCAAATGATGATGATATTGATCAAGATGATCCTTTTCCACCAATTACAAGTGATCAAGCACCAAACGATCCTTTGGAAGAAAGTGAATTTAAATTTGTGCCTGAACTAAAACCAATTATTAAGTATGAATTTTTCGAAACTTATGCACAAAAACTTAAAAATAGTGCAAACTATGAAGAACTTGTGCAAGAAAGTAATTCTGACATTAGTTTATTTAATGATAGATTTTACTTTGATAACCCTATTTTCACAAGATATGAATATAAAATTCAATCTTTAGCAATTGAAAGGGAAGGGAATAATAGTGTAGCAACTCCACAGCTTATTGTGAGTGTCAAAATTAGAGATATTTTAAATGTAGCAAAAACTCGTCTTTATAAAACTACTTTTGAAATACCAACAGATAAAAAAACTTCATTAAGTATTGAATCAGCAAGCAATTTAATGCGTGAAACATATAAGAGATTTTACAAAGCGCTTGGAATTGGGGAAAATATTCAAATCAAGAATTTAGGTAATAAAAGTTTAGTAACAACAACTTACAATATGATTGTTGCTGCGAATAATCTTTTAAAACCAGCAAGCGAAAAAGATCAATTTAAAAAAGAATATTTTAATTTAGTTCGACTTTATAAAAATGCAAATTACGAATTACAAGGCGAAGAACGCAAAACTCTTTTACCACAAGGTAACTATAAAAAAGAATTGTTAAACCTTTTTTTAGGTTCTCTTGATCGACTCACTTTCAATCTTGAAAACAATAATTTAAACTCTAAAAATAATACAGGTTATGGTTATTTTGAATATTTAATTGTGACATATAAAAAACTTGTAGTTAAACTTAAAGAAGTGATTGAACAAAAAAGATTAAGCATTATCAAATCAAATTTTAAAAATTTTGGTTATGATCTTGCAGTTCTTGAAAATGGATTTAAATATCTTACTGATGATTTAGATCTTCTGAGTGCTATTATTAATTCAAGTAGTTTTAATATCGAGAAAAAATATGATCATTATGTTTTAGTGCTTGAACAAGTTCAAAATACATTAATTAATTTAAGTATTCTAACAACTGCAGATTCTTTAAATCCACAAGACCGTGTTGCAAGTGGCGACAATCCTAGCAAAAAATTTGAGCAAGCATATGAAAAAATCAAAATCACAAAACCAATTGCTCAAAAAACTAAAAAAACAACAACTTTACAAATTTTAGGTTCAATCTTTAGTTTTATTGGATTATCAACTTTAATTAGCTGAATCTTATTAAAATTATCAAAAATCCAAAAAATTAAATTAAGTAGAAGAAGTAGCATTATTTTGATTGTTGTATCTTCTTTAACATTCTTATTAGGAATAACTTTAATAATCCTAAGTTTCATCGGAGGAATTTTATAATGAAAAAACCAATTATTACAGCAATATTTGATTATGTTGTAGAATTAAGCGGGAAATTTAATTATGCACAAAATCAAATTTTTCAAGTTCAAAATCAAAAACAAAATACACAAATGATGCTTATTTCAGCTACTGAAGATCGTGCTTTTTGTTTAGCTAATCAAGGTCTTGGCGAAATTGCTATTGGTTCAGAAGTAGAACCAGTTGCATTTAGTGATATCGTAAAAACTCCAAGCGATATTTATGGCAAAATTATTAACATAAATGGTGACATTCTTTATCCTGCATATTCTACTTTTTCAGGAGATTTTTTAGAAACATCACACAATATCTTTAATATTAATAATACTTTATTAGATTACGAACCACTTACTGAACAACTTTATACAGGATACATTAATATTGATTTATTAATACCTATTGGTAAGGGCCAAAGAGAGCTTATTATTGGTGATCGTAAAACAGGAAAAACGCACATTGCGCTTAATACTATTATCAATCAAAAAGGACGTAATATTAAATGTATTTATGTTGCAATCGGACAACAACAATCTCAAATTGCTTCAGTTTATAAGATCCTAAAAGAAAATAGAGCATTAGATTATACCTTTATAATCGATGCTTCTTCTTCGAATCCTTATGAACAATTTTTAGCTCCTTATATCGGAATGGCTCATGCTGAAAATATATCAATGAAAGATGATGTTTTAATTATTTTTGACAATCTAACAAATCATGCTAATGTTGTTCGTGAATTAGCGCTTTTAACTAATAAACCTGTTGGAAAAGAAGCTTTCCCTGGTGATATGTTTTACAATCATTCAAAATTACTCGAAAGAAGTGGTAAGTTCAAAAACCGTAAATCGATTACTGCTTTACCAATTATTCAAACAGTTGAAAATGATATTACTTCATTAGTTGCTTCAAACGTAATTTCTATTACTGATGGTCAAATTGTAACAAATAGCGAACTTTTTGCTTTAGGTAAATTACCAGCTGTTGATATTGATCTTTCAGTAAGTCGTATCGGTGGAAATGTGCAAAAACCTTACATAGCACGTGTGGCATCAGAGATTGGGAAATTATACAAAGCATATAAAAGACAAATTAAACTTGCATCTTTAAAATATGATCTCAACGATGATATGAGCCAACTTATTTCTAATGGGGCATTAGCTGAAACAATGTTTATTCAAAAAGGATTTTCAAGT is drawn from Mycoplasmopsis glycophila and contains these coding sequences:
- a CDS encoding MSC_0623 family F1-like ATPase-associated protein, encoding MAIIKKKTKSMSNEQKIYQEKIFKNYHESKQSHFIPNESFINQVLLVANLSKKSSIWKTFYEKGYENFLANNEIQFQKFILGFERDLRFSLNNLVPNISQTPNSKILTFNFSKVENELEQDFLNKFNNILFDLLENGYHVEIFPNVILLFDKNLDKLTVLFSEEFLKDAR
- a CDS encoding MSC_0622 family F1-like ATPase gamma subunit — translated: MHVKKIKEKLVSLSKLMKIVESKKNITLIDILKLSKKISIYYERAIQTKHVIESILENHNVDSPLLNSNKLLNNQFAVLKKLNNKHTNKTIWVYITEEEKYSTNSYFKQEKHLSSVFKEEDLIIAIGERAIRFAKSANYNILFSAQKNDVEILSTILPSLIENYYQTYGFHDLKFILNSSKIKNNHLDVLPMKNLNFNLNVKSLKFEKAIDVQKMKIYPDVKEFVEAELVGYLTYIFYTLLNESSLIYLKYKLVAQNQKINDLEKKYKQMNLHMLRGKRELEVEELSLLSKKKDLLHERKEK
- a CDS encoding MSC_0621 family F1-like ATPase epsilon subunit gives rise to the protein MSKITLKLVSESFEIKKLKITKFEINNELKDYWVTFKPNSVASIRKGFFRLSGIKDQNENNATKYLILNNPFIIYSENEIELRYKGKLEFYVHEKMNKKTLKDKNSQLIHKKQQLQLIQSYEANNIYFFDTLEMLKLREEVFYETALLNFELVKECK
- a CDS encoding MSC_0620 family F1-like ATPase-associated subunit, which translates into the protein MKKSKFHLFLGSFVTPVTVFPTVLTLSATGDNESSNTNNADGDNSNSQPTINPSFNTFGEVVDKITQERLSTIIDNQILEFRRKAQDLVQIASASSNEIIKAIYLQKVADYLEDNREAILENPLKYGFNIVYPKVLALNKEIYTATVHYKNQEYPSIKYGVTASYPTEEVFPNETEGGKVNTISLDYLTEKVYTYYDELNTEFADIFANKNDIPTLKSADENSNLGKINTSMSFDDSHQGVTISVPEGFDSWDEYIRSKVIQRFTSFDLLQNSNDDDIDQDDPFPPITSDQAPNDPLEESEFKFVPELKPIIKYEFFETYAQKLKNSANYEELVQESNSDISLFNDRFYFDNPIFTRYEYKIQSLAIEREGNNSVATPQLIVSVKIRDILNVAKTRLYKTTFEIPTDKKTSLSIESASNLMRETYKRFYKALGIGENIQIKNLGNKSLVTTTYNMIVAANNLLKPASEKDQFKKEYFNLVRLYKNANYELQGEERKTLLPQGNYKKELLNLFLGSLDRLTFNLENNNLNSKNNTGYGYFEYLIVTYKKLVVKLKEVIEQKRLSIIKSNFKNFGYDLAVLENGFKYLTDDLDLLSAIINSSSFNIEKKYDHYVLVLEQVQNTLINLSILTTADSLNPQDRVASGDNPSKKFEQAYEKIKITKPIAQKTKKTTTLQILGSIFSFIGLSTLISWILLKLSKIQKIKLSRRSSIILIVVSSLTFLLGITLIILSFIGGIL
- a CDS encoding MSC_0619 family F1-like ATPase alpha subunit, with translation MKKPIITAIFDYVVELSGKFNYAQNQIFQVQNQKQNTQMMLISATEDRAFCLANQGLGEIAIGSEVEPVAFSDIVKTPSDIYGKIININGDILYPAYSTFSGDFLETSHNIFNINNTLLDYEPLTEQLYTGYINIDLLIPIGKGQRELIIGDRKTGKTHIALNTIINQKGRNIKCIYVAIGQQQSQIASVYKILKENRALDYTFIIDASSSNPYEQFLAPYIGMAHAENISMKDDVLIIFDNLTNHANVVRELALLTNKPVGKEAFPGDMFYNHSKLLERSGKFKNRKSITALPIIQTVENDITSLVASNVISITDGQIVTNSELFALGKLPAVDIDLSVSRIGGNVQKPYIARVASEIGKLYKAYKRQIKLASLKYDLNDDMSQLISNGALAETMFIQKGFSSYSEKTMFLASKLITWGTLVGVTDIQLALRFVNLFIEQDPLAKEIFENLVSNKQKSDSLAKNFFKFALNEFSKFNNLNWNIQVDEGFAPLSDELLVSISYELKENK